A genomic window from Lytechinus pictus isolate F3 Inbred unplaced genomic scaffold, Lp3.0 scaffold_259, whole genome shotgun sequence includes:
- the LOC135159491 gene encoding uncharacterized protein LOC135159491, whose translation MVPTPGTLLPSKTPSPLEKIRSAGPPAPSPPCPAARSRRVPLPARPARGKSKHGPWPPRHPAHPGQTPDAASDGAHPGDAASPGDPVSAGKNPPSGPPAPSPPSPAARSRWVPLPARPARGKSKAGPWPPRHPAHPGQTPDAASDGTHPGDPASPLDPLAAGRKTPPDKHRLQHASQCEIHTEGDTGRPDGAAAEGSGRPGQTEDGESDGAHRGEPAPSDDPVLAGNSPASGPPAPSPAVGRSDGQNLLPTPGWVSGGVGSACGALSARCVEICRSESSADARVGEREGRLGMRGAVGPLRRDLPVTISRHLLRG comes from the coding sequence atggtgCCCACCCCGGGGACCCTGCTTCCCTCGAAGACCCCGTCTCCGCTGGAAAAAATCCGGTCAGCGGGCCCCCCGGCTCCTTCCCCGCCGTGTCCAGCCGCCCGGTCGAGGAGGGTGCCGCTGCCGGCCCGACCCGCCCGTGGAAAATCGAAGCACGGGCCCTGGCCGCCCCGGCACCCGGCCCACCCCGGGCAAACCccggacgccgcgtccgatggtgCCCATCCCGGGGACGCTGCATCCCCGGGTGACCCCGTCTCCGCTGGAAAAAATCCGCCCAGCGGGCCCCCTGCTCCTTCCCCGCCGAGCCCAGCCGCCCGGTCGAGGTGGGTGCCGCTGCCGGCCCGACCCGCCCGTGGAAAATCGAAGGCCGGGCCCTGGCCGCCCCGGCACCCGGCCCACCCCGGGCAAACCccggacgccgcgtccgatggtACCCACCCCGGGGACCCTGCGTCCCCGCTTGACCCCCTGGCAGCAGGACGAAAGACCCCTCCCGATAAACACCGCTTACAACACGCAAGTCAATGCGAAATTCACACCGAGGGCGACACCGGACGACCCGACGGCGCAGCGGCGGAGGGCTCGGGCCGCCCTGGGCAAACCGAGGACGGCGAATCCGATGGTGCCCACCGCGGGGAGCCTGCGCCCTCGGACGACCCCGTTCTCGCGGGAAACAGTCCGGCGAGCGGACCCCCGGCCCCTTCCCCCGCTGTCGGCCGATCCGACGGTCAGAATCTCCTGCCGACTCCTGGCTGGGTGAGCGGGGGTGTCGGCTCGGCATGCGGGGCGCTgtcggcccgctgcgtcgagaTCTGCCGGTCGGAATCGTCTGCCGACGCCCGGGTGGGTGAGCGGGAGGGTCGGCTCGGCATGCGGGGCGCTgtcggcccgctgcgtcgagaTCTGCCCGTCACAATCTCCCGCCATCTCCTGCGTGGGTGA